The sequence below is a genomic window from Gammaproteobacteria bacterium.
ACTTATTGGCTAGCGCCGTTCCCGTGAACGCGAGCAGTTGGCTGGCGCCTTTTGAATTGGAGTGGTAATAACCCATGTAAGTCGCCTTGATTCCATTTACGACGCCCGACATTTCCATAAATATTACTTTTTGCCCATTAACAATTCTGTATTCCTTAGTTACAACTCTCACGTTTGTGCCAACTTTTTCCATATTTTCCAATGCAATTTCGGCCAGGTTGTCGAGATTCACCTCGATCGATTCCGTAATGGCCATGGCGTAAATTTCCAGCTTCTTATGCTTTAACTCGTATTCGGCTTCCGGGTTGAGAGCACCTTTTTTTGTGAATCCCCATTTGGCAGGGTTCATCCAGAAACCGAGGTTATTAACCTTGCTTTTGACTGGAAAACTGGCACTCGATGGTTTTTTAAATTTTTTCGAGTTGGTTTTTATAACTTTAGCTTGTGAAGTTCGGGACTGATTTTCGTAATGCCAGGTCCCATCTGAATTTAGTATTACGATTTCGCCTGTACTGGTAAACGCTTTTTCACCAGCAAAGACCAGGGAGGTACCGAGTGTAAATAATACGGTAGCAAGTACCGAGATATAACGTGAGGTGAGCATATTATTCCGCCGCAAAGAGTTACAGGAAAGTTAAAGTTAATATAGTTCAAGAATTTGGGGATTTCAGGGATAGGTAAAGGGAGACAATCAGGAAATTCCGAGCGGCCCGTTAACAGGTATACTGTCCCCGGAATCGGAGTTAACTGTCACATTGAATTCGTGGCAATACAACCGGCACAGTTTTGTTGATAAATCGGTAAAGAACAGAGGGCGCTCGTATGACAAATCGAACCATTTTAATCACTGGTGCCAATCGCGGCATTGGCCTGGAACTAACAGAACAATTTGCAAAGGACGGATGGCAAGTACTCGCCTGCTGCAGGAGTCCAGCCGATGCCGGGGAATTGCAAGCGCTAACCGAACAAGGAACGGCCATTGAAGTACATACACTAGATGTTACTAACTATGAACAAATGGCATCATTGGCAGATCAACTTCGTGACAGACCAATCGATATCCTGCTCAGTAATGCTGGTATCTATGGTTCGAAAGGTGCCAGTTTTGGTGAGATCGATGCAGTGGAATGGCGCAATGTGCTTGAAGTCAATACGATTGCACCACTAATGCTGGTACAGGCATTCGTAGAACAGGTAGCGGCAAGCCAACAAAAACTGGTGGCGGTCATCAGCAGCAAGGTTGGTAGTATCGCAGACAACAGCAGTGGCGGAAGTTACATGTACCGCAGTTCCAAGACTGCAGTAAACCAGGTCGTGAAAAGTCTTTCCATCGACCTGGCCGACCGCGGCATAAGTGTGATAAGCCTGCACCCGGGTTGGGTTCAGACCGACATGGGTGGGCCCAATGCGGAAATCAGCACGGACGCGAGTGTGTCCGGGTTAAAAAACATTCTGCAATCTGCGGGGCTCGCCCAAAGCGGGCAGTTCATCGAGTACGACGGAAGCAGTATTCCGTGGTAGCAACCAGTCTCAGCAAGCCTTGCCACCCCTCGGGGATTCACGTTCTATTCCAACGGAAATTTAACTGACGGAGCGCCGAATGAAACTTGTCACTGTCGCAGCCTCTCCATTTGCCCGCAAAGTTCGCGTTCTGATCCTCGAGCTGGGCCTTCAGGAGGCAGTTACAATGCAGGATCCCGGAGTGGTAACACCGGTTTCCAATAATGCAATGCTGAACGCAATCAATCCACTGGGCATGCTACCCGCACTGGAGCTCGACAACGGGGATTGCCTGTATGATTCTCCGGTTATCTGCGAGTACCTTAATCACGTTGCGGACGGGCCGCTTTTCCCATCTGAGCCAGCCCGCAGGTTTCAGGCACTTGGTTTGCAGGCACTCGCCGACGGCATCCTCGATCTCTCGGTTGCCTTGCGGTATGAGACCGCCTTGCGACCGCAAGCGCTTCACTGGCAGGAGTGGATCGATCATCAGAATGAAAAGATTGAACGCGGGCTCGATGCACTGGAATCACGTTGCGAACAGTTCGAACCATCGCCATTGATAGGAGAATTCACCGTCGCCTGTGCCCTCGGCTATCGGGACTTTCGTTTTGCTGACTCTGACTGGCGCCCCGGACGCCCTGCGCTGACGCAATGGTTCAACCAGATCATGCAGCGCGACAGTCTCGCAAACACGATGCCGGAATAGCCTGCAGATCGATTATTAATGCCTAGCCCGATTCATTCCGATGTGACAGATACGGTACGCATCGGTGCCCGTCGTTTCGAGCAATCACCGTACTACAAGCACTATGCGAACCCAAAAACAGTGCTCGGCGTTGCCGCAGGTCGCTACTACGCGGCTTCCAATGGAGAAGACCCGGTAGAAACCTACTGGACCCTGCGACGCAAGGCAGTTCTTTTCGACGTACCGGAGAAACCCTGGCAAATTGAAGGGCCCGATGCCCTGTCTTTCCTGGAAAAGATATTCGCGCGTCGGATCGGGACTTTAGCGGAAGGACGCGGTCGTTACGCTATAGCATGTACCCCCGATGGTGGCACATTCATGGATGGCATTTTATTTAAACTGGCACAGAATCGTTTTTGGTACGTGCAGCCTGATGGGGCCCTCGAAGAATGGTTGATTGCACATAGTGACGACTTCGATGTAAAAATTTCTGATCCTGCTTCACGGGTACTGCAAATTCAGGGCCCGAACTCCATGAAGATCATGTCGGATGCCTCTGACGGCGCCATCGATGAAAACATGAAGTACTTCGATTCGGGCTACTTCGATATCGGGGGACAGCTGTTGTATGTCTCGCGTACAGGCTGGACCGGTGAGCTGGGTTATGAAATATATTCAGAAGGCGCAACAACTGATCATGACCTACTCTGGAATCATCTGGTTGAAACGGGTTCTCCACATGGCATGGTGTTCGGGAGCCTGGTTGCGATGGGGATTCGACGGATCGAAGCGGGAATCCTGGATAACCTTTCGGATTTCGATGCTTCGATGACACCTTACCAGGCGGGTCTGGGGTCGTTCATAGAACTCGACAAAGAAGACTTTATAGGCAGGGACGCATTGCTGCAAGCGGACCGGGAGACCTTGCTTTACGGCGTAAAATGCCCATCGACGGCACCGCAGGATCACGATGAGATCATGGATGGTCCTACAGGCGTGGGGCGGATGACGGCCGGCGCCTGGTCACCCTTCCTCGAGAATGGTATCGGGTATGTCAGGTTCGAAGAACCCGGCGACTGGGCCGGCAAATCACTATCGATGAAAACCCTGCGGGGTGAAACTGTTGCCTGCGAGATCGTCGCACTGCCTTTCTACGATTCCGAGAAGCGCATTCCTAGAGGCATGTGAATTACGGTGACAGTTACCTTAACTCGAACCTTTGAATTTGGAATTAAGTTAACTGTCACCTTAATTTATTTTGGAATGGCTAATGCCAGGGCTAACCTGGTACGGGTCGCCGATAGCGAATCTCGATCTAATCCATTTATGCAGTTCCATCACGAACATTACCGATAGCGCCAGACCCAGTAAGGTTAGCCACTGCTCAAAGGTAACCGGGCTCGCACCCAGTACATCGCCTAACCACGGAGTATACATCGCGCCAATGTGGACCAGCTGGGCGATCAGGGTGCCGGCCAGCAACAGCTTGTTACGCAACGGATTGTGCCTAAATACGGACAGGGTTTCCGAGCGGCTGTTGAATACATGCACATTTTCAAACAACACCATCAACAGCAGGGTACTGTTGCGCGCCTGCTCCAGGCTGAAACCCTGGTCCAGCAACCACTTGAAAAGACCAAACGCAACCACGCCTATAACAATCGCCGAAATGATGACGCGTTCGAGCATGATGCGGTTGAAAATTGCCTCCCTGGGCGGTCGTGGCGGTCGCTCGAGTTCCCCGCCCTCACCCGGTTCAAACGCAAGCGCGACATCCTGAATGCCGTTCGTTACCAGGTTCAACCAGAGCAGTTGCACCGCCAGCAGGGGTAACGGTAGCCCTGTAATCATTGCAAGCACGAACAGAACCAGCTCGGCCGCTCCTGTAGATATCAACAGGAAAATCACCTTGCGCACGTTGGAATAGGCAATCCGCCCTTCCTCGACGCCATCGACAATCGAGTCGAAGTTGTCATCGGTAATGATGATATCGGCCGTTTCTCGGGCGACGTCAGTACCACTCGCGCCCATCGCCACACCCACATGCGCCATGCGCAGCGCCGGGGCATCGTTGGCGCCATCGCCGCTGACTGCGACGTAATGGCCGTTGCGCTGCAGGGATTGCACGATGTCCAGCTTTTGTGTCGGCTCAACCCGTGCGAATACCGAGGCACCTCGTGTCATGCGGTCCATTTCAATTTCATTGGCCGCTGTTTTCAACTGTGGTCCTGTAACTACCTGCGACTCATCCTCGAGTAAATTTAACTCGCGGCCAATCGCATACGCGGTGACTGGATGGTCCCCGGTCACCATCGCCACCTGAATTCCTGCAGCTTTGCATTTGGCGACCGCTGGTTTCGCTTCAGGCCGCAGTGGATCGATCAGCCCAACCAGTCCAATCAAGGTCAGGTTAACAAGATGCTTATGGTTAAAATCCTCATCCTCCCTGACAACGACATCGCCGCAGGCCAGCGCGATAACCCGGTAACCCCCGGCTGCCAGTGCCTTGGCCTGGGCTTCTACCGCGGCTTTATCGAGATCACTGGTGCCCTCGGCCAGCGCGACCCTGTCACACATCAGCAGCAGGTTTTCAAAAGCGCCCTTGACAAACGCGCGTGTCTTGCCGTCTACCTGGTTAAGACTGGCGCTATAAAGCCGCTCCGATTCAAATGGCATGCTGTCGATCTCCGGGCATGCGCTAATTGCCTCGGCTCGAACCCAGCCCGCCCGGTGAGCCATGATCAACAAGGCGACATCGACCGCATCGCCGTTACTGGCCCAACTGCCGTTCTGGTGTCCGAGGTAACCCTCGTTCGCGAGCACCGCGCATTGGCAAGCCGCATCAAGCAATTTACATTCGTCGGCATCAGGTTTTCCCTGTTCGGTAATAATCTCCCCATTGGGCTCATGGCTGTCGCCGGTAACTTCCCAGTTGTCGTGCCCTGGAAACGCCAGCCGGCGTACCGTTAGCTGGTTTGCGGTCAGGGTTCCCGTTTTATCGGAAGCAATGTAAGTGCAGGATCCCAGTGCTTCGACCGCAATCAGGCGCCGCACGATGACATCACGGCGCGACATGCGTTGCATCCCGATCGCGAGCGCCACGGTCAGCGCGACCGGCAGACCTTCCGGAATAACCGAAACCGCCAGTGCAACCGAGGAAAGAAAAATCTGGGAGACCGGCATCCCACGGAACAATAGAATTATCGCCATTACGACTACCGCACAACCCACGAAAATTGCGACGCGTTGCGTAAAACGCTCCATGCGCTCCTGCAGCGGGGCCTTGGCGCCAATATCGCCAATTACCGATTCGGCGATTACGCCAAGTTCAGTCGCCAGACCGGTACCAACCACGACACAACTAGCGCGGCCCCGGTTAACCAGGCTGCCGGCAAAAGCCATGTTGATGCGATCACCCAGAACCGTATCTTCGCCCAGGATGACGTCAGCCCGCTTGATAACCGCGATCGATTCACCGGATAGCAAGGATTCGTCAATTTCAATATTGTGACTATCAAGAATGCGCATATCGGCGGGAACCCGTTCCCCAGATTCCAGCAGTACGACATCTCCCGGCACAATCTCTTCCGAGTCAATTTCGTATGCATCGCCTTCACGCAATACGCGCACCCGCGTGATCATCATCTTTTGCAGGGCATCGGCGGATCGTTGTGCCGAGTACTCCTGCACTGTACCAATTACCGCGTTCAGCAGAAGTACGGCACTTATAAAAATCGCATCCGAAAACTCCTGGATTAAAATTGATACCAACGCAGCAGCAACGAGTACGTATATCAGGGGGCTCTTAAACTGGTTCAGAAAAACTTCAAACAGTCCCGGCGGTGTTTTTCGAGGTAGCGCGTTTGGCCCATATTGTTGCTGGCGCCGCGTGACCTCAGCGCTCGACAATCCAGTTGCCTGCGCATCGAGGCCAGAAAGGATCCGTTCGCTACTTAATGCATGCGGATACTCAGTAATAGCCGTTTCAGGCGCTATCTGCGTTACGCGCTGATTCATGATTAAAGAATGTAACTCCACTGACGGTGTTGATTATTAGCTTTTATGTTGAAAACCTAGCGTAAAACCTTGTCGTTTCGGTTGATCCGAGTCAATCAAGCAGACTTATTTTCGTTTCGGTTCGTAAATCACCGCTGATCATCGGATATAGAGTGCCAGTTTTCCCTGATGGAGACTCTCATAAAACCGTGGTGGAAGGCAATCTTCGTCCACCAGCGGCCTCGCGATAGCTTCTCGCGCAGACCCTAAAAGTAGCGTGACCCACACGGGGGACAACCTGGAATAGTAACCATAATACTGAAGCAGCCGGATAATCAGACCTGGTTAATCGGGGTGAAGTAGAAAATTTACCTTGTAATATTTTCACTGGCTGATAACTATTAAGTTAATCAGAACTCCTTAATCAGGGGAAATATCAGTCATGTTCAGGTTGCTCGTGGTTCCAATATCTATCGGGGTACTGGCTTTTTTATTCGTCTATTTTATTGCGCCCGTAATTGTTCCGAAGCCGGGTATTGTCGCGTATGTCGCCGAGTTTACCCTTTACTTGTCAAACTCGTATTTCGAAACTATGCCGCCGGTTATTGCCAGTTATATAGCCAATTTGAACCTGGTAATGGTCGCCTTGACGGTGGGATTACTTTTGACGGTGGTTATTCAGCTAGTCGTGATAATTGGAGGCACGTTTATTCGCATCATAAAGTGGATAGTATCGTACCTACGTAAAGGCAGGGGTGAAGAGGTCGTACAGGATTTGTCACCTATCGACCTGGACCCGAGATTTATGGGTTCGAGCCCAGGGAAAAAAATTCTCGGACGCGGCCTCGATACGATTGACCGAAATTAACGGGCACTATCTTTCCCCGATTACTTTCTGACTGACTAGCTGAGCAGCCACGCGGCAGTGGGTAAAGCAATCCCGGTCTGTAGAACTATAACCGGGATTTCAATCGCGAGAAATCAGGCGCTAGTTAGGTCCCTTGAAGCGTGAGGAATCGGCATCTCCAGGCTTATAAGGCGAAGGTAATTTATCCTCACTTCTGCGGTCCTGCCT
It includes:
- a CDS encoding DUF4962 domain-containing protein: MLTSRYISVLATVLFTLGTSLVFAGEKAFTSTGEIVILNSDGTWHYENQSRTSQAKVIKTNSKKFKKPSSASFPVKSKVNNLGFWMNPAKWGFTKKGALNPEAEYELKHKKLEIYAMAITESIEVNLDNLAEIALENMEKVGTNVRVVTKEYRIVNGQKVIFMEMSGVVNGIKATYMGYYHSNSKGASQLLAFTGTALANKYKPEIIKLLNGLVVL
- a CDS encoding SDR family oxidoreductase, whose product is MTNRTILITGANRGIGLELTEQFAKDGWQVLACCRSPADAGELQALTEQGTAIEVHTLDVTNYEQMASLADQLRDRPIDILLSNAGIYGSKGASFGEIDAVEWRNVLEVNTIAPLMLVQAFVEQVAASQQKLVAVISSKVGSIADNSSGGSYMYRSSKTAVNQVVKSLSIDLADRGISVISLHPGWVQTDMGGPNAEISTDASVSGLKNILQSAGLAQSGQFIEYDGSSIPW
- a CDS encoding glutathione S-transferase family protein, which encodes MKLVTVAASPFARKVRVLILELGLQEAVTMQDPGVVTPVSNNAMLNAINPLGMLPALELDNGDCLYDSPVICEYLNHVADGPLFPSEPARRFQALGLQALADGILDLSVALRYETALRPQALHWQEWIDHQNEKIERGLDALESRCEQFEPSPLIGEFTVACALGYRDFRFADSDWRPGRPALTQWFNQIMQRDSLANTMPE
- a CDS encoding aminomethyltransferase family protein — translated: MPSPIHSDVTDTVRIGARRFEQSPYYKHYANPKTVLGVAAGRYYAASNGEDPVETYWTLRRKAVLFDVPEKPWQIEGPDALSFLEKIFARRIGTLAEGRGRYAIACTPDGGTFMDGILFKLAQNRFWYVQPDGALEEWLIAHSDDFDVKISDPASRVLQIQGPNSMKIMSDASDGAIDENMKYFDSGYFDIGGQLLYVSRTGWTGELGYEIYSEGATTDHDLLWNHLVETGSPHGMVFGSLVAMGIRRIEAGILDNLSDFDASMTPYQAGLGSFIELDKEDFIGRDALLQADRETLLYGVKCPSTAPQDHDEIMDGPTGVGRMTAGAWSPFLENGIGYVRFEEPGDWAGKSLSMKTLRGETVACEIVALPFYDSEKRIPRGM
- a CDS encoding HAD-IC family P-type ATPase, which gives rise to MNQRVTQIAPETAITEYPHALSSERILSGLDAQATGLSSAEVTRRQQQYGPNALPRKTPPGLFEVFLNQFKSPLIYVLVAAALVSILIQEFSDAIFISAVLLLNAVIGTVQEYSAQRSADALQKMMITRVRVLREGDAYEIDSEEIVPGDVVLLESGERVPADMRILDSHNIEIDESLLSGESIAVIKRADVILGEDTVLGDRINMAFAGSLVNRGRASCVVVGTGLATELGVIAESVIGDIGAKAPLQERMERFTQRVAIFVGCAVVVMAIILLFRGMPVSQIFLSSVALAVSVIPEGLPVALTVALAIGMQRMSRRDVIVRRLIAVEALGSCTYIASDKTGTLTANQLTVRRLAFPGHDNWEVTGDSHEPNGEIITEQGKPDADECKLLDAACQCAVLANEGYLGHQNGSWASNGDAVDVALLIMAHRAGWVRAEAISACPEIDSMPFESERLYSASLNQVDGKTRAFVKGAFENLLLMCDRVALAEGTSDLDKAAVEAQAKALAAGGYRVIALACGDVVVREDEDFNHKHLVNLTLIGLVGLIDPLRPEAKPAVAKCKAAGIQVAMVTGDHPVTAYAIGRELNLLEDESQVVTGPQLKTAANEIEMDRMTRGASVFARVEPTQKLDIVQSLQRNGHYVAVSGDGANDAPALRMAHVGVAMGASGTDVARETADIIITDDNFDSIVDGVEEGRIAYSNVRKVIFLLISTGAAELVLFVLAMITGLPLPLLAVQLLWLNLVTNGIQDVALAFEPGEGGELERPPRPPREAIFNRIMLERVIISAIVIGVVAFGLFKWLLDQGFSLEQARNSTLLLMVLFENVHVFNSRSETLSVFRHNPLRNKLLLAGTLIAQLVHIGAMYTPWLGDVLGASPVTFEQWLTLLGLALSVMFVMELHKWIRSRFAIGDPYQVSPGISHSKIN